A genomic window from Ideonella sp. WA131b includes:
- a CDS encoding SDR family oxidoreductase, with protein sequence MTRTSPYASVFRPGLFDGRLAWVTGGGSGIGRCVAHELAALGALVVISGRTQAKLDAVAAEITADGGRCNTVAFDIRDEDAVKANVAAVIAKHGPVSGLVNNAGGQFPAPLLAISKKGFDAVVANNLTGGFLMMRELFNQCMQAHGGAIVNMTADFRNGMPGMGHSGAARAGMSNLTMTAAFEWAHAGVRVNAVAPGWIASSGMDTYGGAMKAILPKLKQHVPLRRMGVEAEVSAAIVFLLSPAAAFITGVTLQIDGAASLGSEIFPLGGTSTSKPFDGFHRASTPEALK encoded by the coding sequence ATGACCCGCACATCGCCGTACGCCAGCGTCTTCCGCCCGGGGCTTTTCGACGGCCGGCTGGCCTGGGTCACCGGCGGCGGCAGCGGCATCGGGCGCTGCGTGGCGCACGAGCTGGCTGCGCTGGGTGCCTTGGTGGTGATCAGCGGGCGCACGCAGGCCAAGCTCGATGCCGTGGCGGCCGAGATCACGGCCGACGGCGGCCGCTGCAACACCGTGGCCTTCGACATCCGCGACGAAGACGCGGTGAAGGCGAACGTGGCGGCGGTGATTGCGAAGCACGGCCCCGTGAGCGGCCTCGTCAACAACGCGGGCGGGCAGTTCCCGGCGCCGCTGCTGGCCATCAGCAAGAAGGGCTTCGACGCGGTCGTGGCCAACAACCTGACCGGCGGCTTCCTCATGATGCGGGAGCTGTTCAACCAGTGCATGCAGGCCCACGGCGGCGCGATCGTCAACATGACGGCCGACTTCCGCAACGGCATGCCCGGCATGGGCCACAGCGGCGCGGCGCGCGCCGGCATGAGCAACCTCACCATGACGGCGGCCTTCGAGTGGGCGCATGCCGGCGTGCGCGTGAACGCCGTGGCGCCGGGCTGGATCGCCAGTTCGGGGATGGACACCTACGGCGGCGCCATGAAGGCCATCCTTCCCAAGCTGAAGCAGCACGTGCCGCTCCGCCGCATGGGCGTGGAGGCCGAGGTCTCGGCAGCCATCGTCTTCCTGCTCTCGCCGGCGGCGGCCTTCATCACAGGTGTCACGCTGCAGATCGACGGTGCGGCATCGCTGGGCAGCGAGATCTTCCCGCTGGGCGGCACGAGCACATCGAAGCCCTTCGACGGCTTCCACCGCGCCAGCACGCCCGAGGCGCTGAAGTGA